Proteins encoded within one genomic window of Actinoplanes octamycinicus:
- a CDS encoding aspartate-semialdehyde dehydrogenase yields MRIGIVGATGQVGGVMRRILAERAFPVSELRLFASARSAGRTLPWGSGEVTVEDAATADYRGLDIVLFSAGKGGSKDYAPRVAEAGAVVVDNSSAWRMDPDVPLVVAEVNPDAAKVRPRGIIANPNCTTMAAMPVLRPLHDEAGLVSFIATTYQAVGGAGLAGAAELDEQVKKVADRALELVHDGSAVEFPESKVFPQPIAFNVIPQAGSFVDDGSFETDEEQKLRNESRKILGLPELLVSGTCVRVPVFTGHSIQVNARFARPLAIERARELLGSAPGVELSDVPTPLQAAGRDPSYVGRFRLDPTAENGLSFFISNDNLRKGAALNAVQIAELVAAELS; encoded by the coding sequence ATGAGGATCGGCATCGTCGGCGCGACGGGACAGGTCGGTGGCGTCATGCGCCGCATCCTGGCCGAGCGCGCCTTCCCGGTTAGTGAGCTCCGGCTCTTCGCTTCCGCGCGTTCCGCGGGCCGCACCCTGCCGTGGGGAAGCGGCGAGGTGACCGTCGAGGACGCGGCCACCGCCGACTACCGCGGTCTGGACATCGTGCTCTTCTCGGCCGGCAAGGGCGGCTCGAAGGACTACGCGCCGCGCGTCGCCGAGGCCGGCGCCGTGGTCGTCGACAACTCGTCGGCCTGGCGGATGGACCCGGACGTCCCGCTGGTCGTCGCCGAGGTGAACCCGGACGCCGCCAAGGTGCGGCCGCGGGGCATCATCGCCAACCCGAACTGCACCACGATGGCCGCGATGCCGGTGCTCCGGCCGCTGCACGACGAGGCCGGCCTGGTCTCCTTCATCGCCACCACGTACCAGGCGGTCGGCGGCGCCGGGCTGGCCGGCGCGGCCGAGCTCGACGAGCAGGTCAAGAAGGTCGCCGACCGGGCCCTCGAGCTGGTCCACGACGGTTCCGCCGTGGAGTTCCCGGAGTCCAAGGTCTTCCCGCAGCCGATCGCGTTCAACGTGATCCCGCAGGCCGGGTCGTTCGTCGACGACGGCAGCTTCGAGACCGACGAGGAGCAGAAGCTCCGCAACGAGAGCCGGAAGATCCTCGGCCTGCCCGAGCTGCTGGTCTCCGGCACCTGCGTGCGGGTGCCGGTGTTCACCGGGCACTCGATCCAGGTGAACGCGCGATTCGCCCGCCCGCTCGCGATCGAGCGGGCCCGCGAGCTGCTCGGCTCGGCGCCCGGCGTGGAGCTGTCCGACGTGCCGACGCCGCTGCAGGCGGCCGGGCGGGACCCGTCGTACGTCGGCCGGTTCCGGCTGGACCCGACCGCGGAGAACGGCCTGTCCTTCTTCATCTCGAACGACAACCTGCGCAAGGGCGCCGCGCTCAACGCGGTGCAGATCGCCGAGCTGGTCGCCGCCGAGCTGAGCTGA
- a CDS encoding ABC transporter permease: MAEETEIQSGRQFRRFALAVCVIGVLVQLGLTAYYLGMGHKAAPHHLPVGLVAGAEQRAEVLGMLEEGGRFRVTDYADAPALVTAIKRRAVYGGVDLSGDAPHLYVAGAAGPAAASLLRSTYTSVLQQRTAAQVTQLARSTDQVGIVVVQSLTTPPRVTDVVPLPADDVNGVSLGFLTQALSLGGTVASMGLGRLIPRTRRSWRRGVAHLSTLIVYAIGSGAAVLWSMSWFGIGSDANHGEMLGIFSLISLAVTGSTAGAVALIGPAGAAVGAFYFMIGTVISGASILPEFLPAFGQRLGENLPTGAGVQAVRQDLYFPEAPIAGHLWVLAAYAIVGCLLVLVTNVLPNRKDSTSELDLDLTVRLEGVPAEVISRSDSDFHGHAEPVERGNRGSELAHRRHPEPDPGAADSAGDHVDRDPDRGVR, from the coding sequence GTGGCCGAGGAGACCGAGATCCAGTCGGGGCGTCAGTTCCGCCGCTTCGCCCTCGCCGTCTGTGTGATCGGCGTACTGGTCCAGCTCGGGCTGACCGCCTACTACCTGGGCATGGGTCACAAGGCCGCCCCGCACCACCTGCCGGTCGGCCTGGTCGCCGGCGCCGAGCAGCGCGCCGAGGTGCTCGGCATGCTGGAGGAGGGCGGCCGCTTCCGGGTCACCGACTACGCCGACGCCCCGGCGCTCGTCACCGCGATCAAACGCCGTGCGGTGTACGGCGGGGTCGACCTCTCCGGCGACGCCCCGCACCTCTACGTGGCCGGCGCCGCCGGGCCGGCCGCCGCCTCGCTGCTCCGCAGCACCTACACCTCGGTCCTGCAGCAGCGGACCGCGGCGCAGGTGACCCAGCTGGCCCGGTCCACCGACCAGGTCGGCATCGTGGTCGTCCAGTCGCTGACCACCCCGCCGCGGGTGACCGACGTGGTGCCGCTGCCGGCCGACGACGTGAACGGGGTGTCGCTCGGCTTCCTCACCCAGGCGCTGTCGCTCGGTGGAACGGTCGCCTCGATGGGCCTGGGGCGGCTGATCCCGCGGACCCGGCGCAGCTGGCGTCGCGGCGTCGCGCACCTCTCCACGCTGATCGTCTACGCGATCGGCTCGGGCGCCGCGGTGCTCTGGTCGATGAGCTGGTTCGGCATCGGCAGCGACGCGAACCACGGGGAGATGCTCGGCATCTTCTCGCTGATCTCGCTCGCCGTGACCGGGTCGACGGCCGGCGCGGTGGCCCTGATCGGCCCGGCCGGCGCCGCGGTCGGCGCGTTCTACTTCATGATCGGCACGGTCATCTCCGGCGCCAGCATCCTGCCCGAGTTCCTGCCCGCCTTCGGGCAGCGGCTCGGCGAGAACCTGCCGACCGGCGCCGGCGTGCAGGCCGTCCGGCAGGACCTCTACTTCCCGGAGGCGCCGATCGCGGGGCACCTGTGGGTGCTCGCCGCCTACGCGATCGTCGGCTGCCTGCTCGTCCTGGTCACCAACGTGCTGCCGAACCGGAAGGACAGCACGTCCGAGCTCGATCTCGACCTGACCGTCCGGCTGGAAGGCGTTCCGGCTGAGGTAATTTCCCGGAGCGACTCAGATTTCCACGGCCACGCCGAACCAGTAGAACGTGGGAATCGAGGGAGTGAACTCGCGCATCGCCGACATCCAGAGCCGGATCCTGGCGCTGCAGACTCAGCAGGCGACCACGTCGACCGCGACCCGGACCGCGGGGTCCGCTAG
- a CDS encoding class I SAM-dependent methyltransferase, with amino-acid sequence MATYTHGHHESVLRSHRWRTAENSAAYLLPHLSSGFTLLDVGCGPGTITADLAARVTRVTALEQKDAALDVARAEIERRGLTNVDFAVGDVHALDFPDDTFDVVHAHQVLQHVTDPVAALREMRRVTRPGGVVAARDSDYAGFTWFPLVPELDEWLALYQRVARGNGGEPDAGRRMLSWARAAGFTDVTATASVWGFADDADRQWWGGMWADRILKSDMATTALQTGAATRADLERLSAGWRAWAESPDGFFTIPHGEILCRV; translated from the coding sequence ATGGCGACGTACACCCACGGGCACCACGAGTCGGTCTTGCGCTCACACCGCTGGCGCACCGCAGAGAATTCGGCGGCATACCTGCTGCCGCATCTTTCCTCCGGATTCACGCTGCTGGACGTCGGATGCGGCCCCGGCACCATCACCGCCGACCTGGCGGCCCGCGTCACCCGGGTCACCGCGCTGGAGCAGAAGGACGCCGCGCTGGACGTGGCCCGGGCCGAGATCGAGCGGCGCGGCCTGACCAACGTCGACTTCGCGGTCGGCGACGTGCACGCCCTCGACTTCCCCGACGACACGTTCGACGTGGTGCACGCCCACCAGGTGCTGCAGCACGTGACCGACCCGGTCGCCGCGCTGCGCGAGATGCGCCGGGTCACCCGGCCCGGCGGCGTGGTCGCCGCCCGGGACAGCGACTACGCCGGCTTCACCTGGTTCCCGCTGGTGCCGGAGCTGGACGAGTGGCTGGCCCTCTACCAGCGGGTGGCCCGCGGCAACGGCGGCGAGCCGGACGCCGGCCGCCGGATGCTGTCCTGGGCGCGCGCCGCCGGCTTCACCGACGTGACCGCCACCGCGAGCGTCTGGGGCTTCGCCGACGACGCCGACCGGCAGTGGTGGGGCGGCATGTGGGCGGACCGGATCCTGAAGTCGGACATGGCCACCACCGCGCTGCAGACCGGCGCGGCGACGCGGGCCGACCTGGAGCGCCTCTCCGCCGGCTGGCGCGCCTGGGCGGAGTCGCCGGACGGCTTCTTCACCATCCCGCACGGCGAGATCCTCTGCCGCGTCTGA
- a CDS encoding M15 family metallopeptidase produces MNSRIADIQSRILALQTQQATTSTATRTAGSASASSSTFASHLQGALAAQGTPAADKAYKLNGKGIPEDLAAYGNGKIPADALEQVGGTRHKLWAPAAEKLTQLIADAKADGVKIGITDSYRPYTEQVDLARRKGLYSQGGLAAKPGTSEHGWGMATDLDLNADALAWMRKNGGRYGFVENVRRESWHWAFRPNSL; encoded by the coding sequence GTGAACTCGCGCATCGCCGACATCCAGAGCCGGATCCTGGCGCTGCAGACTCAGCAGGCGACCACGTCGACCGCGACCCGGACCGCGGGGTCCGCTAGCGCCAGCAGCAGCACCTTCGCCAGCCACCTGCAGGGCGCCCTCGCCGCCCAGGGGACGCCGGCGGCGGACAAGGCGTACAAACTCAACGGCAAGGGCATCCCGGAGGACCTCGCCGCCTACGGGAACGGCAAGATCCCGGCGGACGCGCTGGAGCAGGTCGGCGGCACCCGGCACAAGCTCTGGGCCCCGGCCGCCGAGAAGCTCACCCAGCTGATCGCCGACGCCAAGGCCGACGGCGTCAAGATCGGCATCACCGACTCGTACCGCCCCTACACCGAGCAGGTCGACCTGGCCCGGCGCAAGGGGCTCTACTCGCAGGGCGGGCTGGCGGCCAAGCCCGGCACCAGCGAGCACGGCTGGGGCATGGCCACCGACCTGGACCTCAACGCGGACGCCCTGGCCTGGATGCGCAAGAACGGCGGCCGCTACGGCTTCGTCGAGAACGTCCGCCGGGAGAGCTGGCACTGGGCCTTCCGCCCCAACTCACTCTGA